From a single Brassica napus cultivar Da-Ae chromosome C9, Da-Ae, whole genome shotgun sequence genomic region:
- the LOC125592437 gene encoding uncharacterized protein LOC125592437 has product MDPSNVPSKSASYVGLLHSQQGSVYHENFPYGSFHSSVNFAESDTFPAFSSQQSEDAPVDAQAARPVRRKWTPTDDEVLISGWLNTSKDSIVANEQRSGAFWIRVGKYYAESVHGREDGVREHGCCKKRWHRINDDVNKFCDAYSAAQRQISSGESDTDVLKKAHEIFFSDQEHKFTLEHAWCVLRPEGVRAAKAKRNTGKGKSVAEIATVWEMKKDDLVRKERLSKLAILDTLFTKPVPLTERGESAKNKLLAELF; this is encoded by the exons atGGATCCAAGCAATGTTCCTAGTAAGTCTGCTAGCTACGTAGGACTGCTTCACAGTCAACAAGGAAGCGTTTATCATGAAAACTTCCCTTATGGAAGTTTTCATTCTAGTGTCAACTTTGCAGAATCCGATACATTTCCGGCTTTCAGTTCTCAGCAATCTGAAGACGCACCAGTAGACGCACAAGCTGCCCGTCCTGTAAGACGCAAGTGGACCCCTACAGATGACGAGGTGCTGATCAGTGGGTGGCTCAACACTTCGAAGGATTCGATTGTTGCAAATGAGCAGAGGTCGGGGGCCTTCTGGATACGGGTTGGTAAGTATTATGCAGAGAGTGTCCATGGAAGAGAGGATGGTGTGAGAGAGCACGGTTGTTGCAAGAAGAGGTGGcacagaatcaatgatgatgttAACAAGTTCTGTGACGCATACTCGGCAGCTCAGCGCCAAATTAGCAGTGGTGAGTCTGACACAGACGTTCTGAAGAAGGCGCATGAAATTTTCTTCTCTGATCAAGAGCACAAGTTCACACTTGAACATGCTTGGTGTGTGTTGAG GCCCGAAGGTGTCAGGGCTGCTAAGGCTAAAAGAAATACGGGTAAAGGGAAGTCCGTCGCTGAGATTGCAACAGTTTGGGAAATGAAGAAGGACGATTTGGTGAGGAAGGAGAGACTGTCGAAGCTAGCAATACTAGACACTCTCTTCACCAAGCCTGTTCCATTGACTGAGAGGGGAGAATCTGCGAAGAATAAGCTCCTAGCCGAGTTATTCTGA
- the LOC125592438 gene encoding uncharacterized protein At4g04775-like has product MGRYSYSQPSEDEPLFGNNDDNDYSETEDLIRRDQAELSLERCSQVHYPPQPEVEFGFPQVCYCGAHPVLATSNTRNDQGRRYYTCANKDDGDCHIFKWWDDAVMDEMRARDVHVFQLAEKVESLTLLTDYDTEEKLRNLEKMVGDMAKDKSCMMKGFECFVIGIVVLFVLE; this is encoded by the exons ATGGGACGTTACAGCTACTCGCAGCCATCAGAAGACGAGCCTTTATTTGGAAACAATGACGACAACGACTACAGCGAGACGGAGGATCTCATACGACGCGATCAAGCTGAGTTAAGCTTGGAACGTTGTTCACAGGTTCACTACCCCCCGCAACCGGAGGTAGAGTTTGGTTTCCCGCAGGTCTGCTATTGTGGTGCTCACCCAGTGCTTGCAACGTCTAACACTAGGAATGATCAAG GGAGAAGATATTACACTTGTGCGAACAAGGACGACGGCGATTGCCATATTTTCAAATGGTGGGATGACGCGGTGATGGATGAGATGAGAGCCAGAGATGTACATGTGTTTCAGCTGGCTGAAAAGGTAGAAAGCCTAACCCTTTTAACTGACTATGACACTGAGGAGAAGCTACGAAACCTAGAGAAGATGGTTGGTGATATGGCTAAGGATAAATCATGTATGATGAAGGGGTTTGAGTGCTTTGTAATAGGCATAGTTGTTCTATTTGTATTGGAATAa
- the LOC125593327 gene encoding nucleobase-ascorbate transporter 6-like yields MSIPQYFNEYTAIKGYGPVHTSARWFNDMVNVPFSSEPFVASVVAFFLDNTLHKKDSSIRKDRGKHWWDKFRSFKGDTRSEEFYSLPFNLNKYFPSV; encoded by the exons ATGTCGATCCCTCAGTACTTCAATGAGTACACTGCAATCAAAGGCTATGGTCCTGTCCACACAAGCGCTCGTTGG TTCAACGATATGGTGAATGTCCCGTTCTCCTCGGAACCTTTTGTTGCTAGCGTGGTGGCATTCTTCTTGGACAACACATTGCACAAGAAAGATTCATCGATAAGGAAAGACAGAGGAAAGCATTGGTGGGATAAGTTTAGGTCTTTCAAAGGTGATACAAGAAGTGAGGAGTTCTATTCTCTTCCTTTCAATCTCAACAAATACTTCCCTTCTGTCTAG